A window of Flavobacterium flavigenum contains these coding sequences:
- a CDS encoding ABC transporter substrate-binding protein has translation MKKLKGITWNHTRGLLPMVATAQRFTELNPDIEISWEKRSLQEFADASIEDLAKRFDLLVIDHPWTGFGADTKTILPLSDHLSSEYIKDQEINTVGKSYGSYVFHNKLWALPIDAATPVAAARLDILEKKGLKVPQTYDDLLALAKKGLVAFAGIPVDSLMTFYSFCCSLGEDPFQSQEKVISVETGKKALQMHRELAQLMDPANFNRNPIQVYEAMVNSDEIAYCPFAYGYSNYSRIGYSKNLLHFYDLVKLNDKPMISSLGGTGLAVSSFSQHIPEAIKYAEFTGSSQVQQNIFADNGGQPGHLQAWKNDRINGITHDYFKNTLPALERAFLRPRYSGHMYFQDHAGDVVRDYLMNGGNEEQVLQVMDALYVKSLNL, from the coding sequence ATGAAAAAACTAAAAGGGATTACGTGGAATCATACCAGAGGATTATTACCAATGGTTGCCACAGCTCAACGTTTTACAGAATTAAACCCGGACATTGAAATTAGCTGGGAGAAAAGAAGTTTACAGGAATTTGCAGATGCTTCCATAGAAGATTTAGCCAAAAGATTTGATTTATTGGTTATCGATCATCCGTGGACAGGTTTTGGTGCCGATACAAAAACCATTCTACCTTTATCAGATCATCTTTCTTCAGAATATATAAAAGATCAGGAAATCAATACCGTTGGTAAATCATACGGAAGTTATGTTTTTCACAATAAATTATGGGCGTTGCCAATAGACGCAGCGACTCCGGTAGCAGCTGCCCGATTGGATATCTTAGAAAAAAAGGGCTTAAAAGTTCCGCAGACTTATGACGATTTACTAGCTTTGGCCAAAAAAGGATTAGTTGCTTTTGCAGGGATTCCGGTAGATTCATTGATGACCTTTTATTCTTTTTGCTGCAGTTTAGGTGAAGATCCATTTCAGTCTCAGGAAAAAGTAATCTCTGTAGAGACAGGAAAAAAAGCTTTGCAAATGCACCGCGAACTGGCACAACTGATGGATCCAGCTAATTTCAACAGAAACCCTATTCAGGTCTATGAAGCAATGGTCAATTCAGATGAAATTGCCTACTGCCCTTTTGCTTACGGCTATTCTAATTATTCACGAATTGGTTACAGCAAAAACTTATTGCATTTTTATGATTTGGTTAAATTGAATGACAAACCGATGATCAGCTCTTTGGGAGGAACAGGTTTAGCTGTTTCATCCTTTAGCCAGCATATTCCTGAAGCGATAAAATATGCTGAATTCACAGGATCATCACAGGTACAGCAGAATATTTTTGCTGATAATGGTGGACAGCCGGGACATTTACAAGCCTGGAAAAATGACCGAATCAATGGTATAACTCATGATTATTTCAAAAATACTTTACCGGCTTTAGAAAGAGCATTTTTAAGACCGAGATATTCCGGTCACATGTATTTTCAGGATCATGCAGGCGATGTTGTTCGCGATTATTTAATGAATGGTGGTAACGAAGAACAAGTTTTACAAGTAATGGATGCACTATACGTAAAATCTTTAAACTTATAA
- a CDS encoding fumarylacetoacetate hydrolase family protein: MKLIRFGAAGQEKPGVIIGEKRYDVSSIVTDFNEAFFEDNGLEKLKKALESNPALPEVGEDVRLGSPVARPSKIICIGLNYVDHCHETGAPIPTEPIIFFKSTTSLCGPNDDLIIPKNSEKTDWEIELAFVVGKKASYVEEAEALDYVAGYALLNDYSERAFQIEMGGQWAKGKGCDTFAPLGPFLATQDEIADVNNLPMWLTVNGKKFQNSNTSNLVFKIPFLVHYLSQFMTLLPGDIISTGTPPGVGLGIKPDPIYIKPGDVIELGMDGLGSSKQVAKAYSK, from the coding sequence ATGAAATTAATACGTTTTGGAGCAGCCGGACAAGAAAAACCGGGAGTTATTATTGGAGAAAAAAGATATGATGTTTCTTCTATTGTAACTGATTTTAATGAAGCTTTTTTCGAAGATAATGGATTAGAAAAATTAAAAAAAGCTTTAGAAAGTAATCCAGCATTACCGGAAGTAGGAGAAGATGTACGTTTGGGATCTCCAGTTGCGAGACCTTCAAAAATAATCTGTATCGGACTGAATTATGTAGATCATTGTCATGAAACAGGAGCACCAATTCCAACTGAGCCAATTATCTTTTTCAAATCAACGACTTCTTTATGTGGTCCAAATGATGATTTGATAATCCCAAAAAATAGTGAAAAAACAGATTGGGAAATCGAGCTGGCATTTGTGGTTGGTAAAAAGGCAAGTTATGTAGAAGAAGCAGAAGCTTTAGATTATGTAGCAGGATATGCTTTATTGAATGATTACAGCGAAAGAGCTTTTCAAATCGAAATGGGAGGACAATGGGCAAAAGGTAAAGGTTGTGATACGTTCGCACCTCTTGGACCATTCTTGGCTACTCAGGATGAAATTGCCGATGTAAATAATTTACCAATGTGGCTGACAGTTAACGGAAAGAAATTCCAAAACAGCAATACTTCTAATCTGGTTTTCAAAATTCCGTTTTTAGTGCATTACCTAAGTCAGTTTATGACTTTGCTTCCTGGCGACATCATCAGTACAGGAACGCCTCCGGGAGTTGGATTAGGAATTAAGCCGGATCCAATCTACATCAAACCGGGTGACGTTATCGAATTAGGCATGGACGGTCTGGGATCAAGTAAACAAGTAGCTAAAGCTTATTCTAAATAA
- a CDS encoding CaiB/BaiF CoA transferase family protein: MKPLEGLVVLEFCQFLAGPSAGLKLADLGARVIKIERPVKGEACRQLSIKDLFVDDSSLLFHTINRNKESFAADLKNPDDLFLVKKLIAKADIMTHNFRPGVMEKIGLDFETTLNINPKIIYGTITGYGDKGPWANKPGQDLLLQSLSGLSWLSGRKNQGPVPFGLAVADLMCGNHFVQGILAALLKRAKTVKGVLVEVSLLESVLDVQFEAITSYLNDGGQQPQRSDVKGSAHAFLSAPYGVYQTKNGYISLAMGDLLFIGSILEIDFQKYTDKHKWFSQRDEIRELLVEKLNTQTADYWIDVLQKEGIWCGKVLNYEELDSQPFVNELQLKQTVQNSAGEKLVTTRSPIQLDGEILTSTKAAPKVGEDNVTIHKQFLN; this comes from the coding sequence ATGAAACCATTAGAAGGATTAGTTGTTTTAGAGTTTTGCCAGTTTTTGGCAGGACCTTCTGCTGGATTAAAACTGGCTGATTTAGGTGCGAGAGTCATTAAAATAGAACGCCCTGTAAAAGGAGAAGCCTGCCGCCAGTTAAGCATCAAAGATCTTTTTGTTGATGATAGCAGTTTACTTTTTCACACCATCAACAGAAATAAAGAATCCTTTGCAGCCGATCTTAAAAATCCTGATGATTTGTTTTTAGTCAAAAAACTAATCGCCAAGGCAGATATTATGACCCATAATTTCAGACCGGGTGTAATGGAAAAAATCGGACTGGATTTTGAAACCACTTTAAACATCAATCCAAAAATAATCTACGGAACTATCACAGGTTACGGAGACAAAGGTCCTTGGGCGAACAAACCGGGACAGGATTTGCTTTTGCAATCACTTTCCGGATTAAGCTGGTTAAGCGGACGAAAGAACCAGGGACCAGTACCTTTTGGTTTGGCTGTAGCCGATTTGATGTGCGGAAATCATTTCGTTCAGGGAATTTTAGCAGCATTGCTTAAAAGAGCTAAAACCGTAAAAGGCGTTTTAGTGGAAGTGAGCTTATTGGAATCGGTTTTGGATGTGCAGTTTGAAGCGATAACTTCTTACTTAAATGATGGCGGACAACAGCCACAAAGAAGCGATGTCAAAGGAAGCGCTCATGCTTTTTTAAGTGCTCCTTACGGTGTTTATCAAACTAAAAATGGGTATATTTCTCTTGCAATGGGCGATTTGCTTTTTATTGGAAGTATTTTAGAAATCGATTTCCAAAAATATACTGATAAACACAAATGGTTTTCTCAAAGAGATGAAATCAGAGAATTATTAGTCGAAAAACTGAATACCCAAACAGCAGATTATTGGATTGATGTTTTGCAAAAAGAAGGAATCTGGTGTGGAAAAGTGCTTAATTATGAGGAATTAGACAGCCAGCCTTTTGTGAATGAATTGCAACTGAAACAAACCGTACAAAATTCGGCTGGAGAAAAATTGGTTACTACCAGAAGTCCGATACAATTAGACGGAGAGATTTTGACCAGTACAAAAGCCGCTCCTAAAGTGGGCGAAGATAATGTAACCATACACAAACAATTTTTAAACTAG
- a CDS encoding SDR family NAD(P)-dependent oxidoreductase: protein MFSLQNKKAVITGGGSGIGRAIATLFAKQGAEVHIIDLTIESAQEAVADIQQLGGKVFSYACNVVDQKEVIATFEKIGNIHILINNAGIAHVGKVGTTLEIDFQRVMDVNVKGVYNCLYAAIPQFQLSKGGVILNMASIASWVGIQDRFAYSTAKGAVMAMTLSVARDYIDEGIRCNSISPARVHTPFVDGFINKNYPGKEAEIFEKLSKSQPIGRMGQPEEIAALALYLCSDEAGFITGSDYPIDGGFIKLNN from the coding sequence ATGTTTTCATTACAAAATAAAAAAGCTGTCATAACTGGTGGTGGCAGTGGAATAGGAAGGGCAATTGCAACTTTATTCGCAAAACAGGGAGCAGAAGTTCATATTATTGATTTAACAATAGAAAGTGCTCAGGAAGCTGTTGCTGATATTCAGCAATTGGGCGGAAAAGTATTTTCATATGCGTGTAATGTAGTAGATCAAAAAGAGGTTATTGCTACATTTGAAAAAATCGGTAATATCCATATTTTGATTAATAATGCCGGTATCGCTCATGTGGGTAAAGTCGGCACAACTTTGGAAATCGATTTCCAAAGAGTAATGGATGTAAATGTAAAAGGAGTTTACAATTGTTTGTATGCTGCGATTCCACAATTTCAATTGTCAAAAGGTGGTGTGATTTTAAACATGGCTTCTATTGCATCCTGGGTTGGGATTCAGGATCGTTTCGCTTATTCAACTGCTAAAGGTGCGGTAATGGCTATGACTTTATCAGTAGCGAGAGATTATATTGATGAAGGAATCCGATGTAATTCGATTTCGCCAGCGAGGGTGCATACGCCTTTTGTAGATGGATTTATCAATAAAAATTATCCGGGCAAGGAAGCTGAAATTTTCGAAAAACTTTCAAAGTCACAACCTATCGGGCGAATGGGACAACCAGAGGAAATTGCTGCTTTAGCCCTTTACTTATGCAGTGACGAAGCCGGGTTTATTACAGGAAGTGATTATCCTATTGATGGAGGATTTATAAAATTAAATAATTAG
- a CDS encoding extracellular solute-binding protein, with protein MEKIRIAVRKFDPFETTLQKLWDLFCLQNNIQIEAEMIPLELHDLYETTITKKGLKEGKWDIAHLNTDWIYDAVHEKAVLDLYSFIAANPPENYPYGWHKSLLKLQQLDNGTYGLPFHDGPECLIYRKDLFQNQNEQENFKKQYGYELSTPKTWKEFAEIASFFNRPEENLYGCIFANYPDGHNMVFDFCLQLWTRGGSLINHKNQISVHSKAAIEALDFYRKMVNDPTAVHPKSKQFDSVQAGLAFAKGESAMAINWFGFASMAQVIEESKVKGKIDITSLPSDPNHKTASLNVYWLYTIGSGSKHKKLAYDFLRFATTSESDKLLTKEGGIGCRKSTWKDEEINALIPFYHKLEMLHENAFTLPQTPIWPKVCEFIDHMILKAINSDIPSAQLLEETHNNIQKIE; from the coding sequence ATGGAAAAAATAAGAATCGCTGTCCGGAAATTTGATCCTTTTGAAACTACACTTCAAAAGCTGTGGGATTTGTTCTGCCTTCAAAATAATATTCAAATTGAAGCAGAAATGATTCCTCTGGAACTTCATGATTTGTATGAAACCACTATTACAAAAAAAGGTTTAAAAGAAGGAAAATGGGATATTGCACACCTCAATACCGATTGGATTTATGATGCTGTACACGAAAAAGCGGTTTTAGATTTGTATTCTTTTATAGCAGCAAATCCGCCGGAAAATTATCCTTACGGCTGGCATAAATCGCTTTTAAAATTACAGCAGCTGGATAACGGCACTTATGGACTTCCGTTTCATGATGGCCCGGAATGTCTGATTTACAGAAAGGATTTATTCCAAAACCAAAACGAGCAGGAGAATTTTAAAAAGCAGTATGGTTACGAACTTTCCACACCAAAAACCTGGAAAGAGTTCGCAGAAATTGCTTCTTTTTTTAATCGGCCGGAAGAAAATCTTTATGGATGTATTTTTGCCAATTATCCGGACGGACACAATATGGTTTTTGATTTCTGCCTGCAATTATGGACACGTGGCGGATCATTAATCAATCACAAAAATCAAATCAGCGTTCACAGTAAAGCTGCAATTGAGGCTTTGGATTTTTACAGAAAAATGGTAAACGATCCAACTGCTGTTCATCCAAAGTCAAAACAATTTGATTCAGTTCAGGCAGGTTTGGCTTTCGCAAAAGGAGAATCTGCTATGGCTATCAACTGGTTCGGATTTGCTTCAATGGCACAAGTGATTGAGGAATCAAAAGTAAAGGGAAAAATTGATATCACTTCACTCCCTTCCGATCCGAATCATAAAACGGCTTCTTTAAATGTGTACTGGTTGTATACTATTGGCTCAGGAAGTAAACATAAAAAACTGGCTTACGATTTTTTACGTTTTGCAACGACTTCTGAAAGTGACAAATTATTAACTAAAGAAGGCGGTATTGGTTGTAGAAAATCAACCTGGAAAGATGAAGAAATTAATGCTTTGATACCCTTTTATCATAAACTGGAAATGCTGCATGAAAATGCATTTACCCTACCGCAGACACCAATTTGGCCAAAAGTGTGTGAGTTTATCGATCACATGATTTTAAAAGCAATAAACAGCGACATTCCTTCAGCACAATTATTAGAAGAAACACATAATAATATTCAAAAAATAGAATAG
- a CDS encoding CaiB/BaiF CoA transferase family protein — protein MKPLEDYLIVDFSQFLSGPSASLRLADLGARVIKIEKPGTGDICRTLYTSDLIMNGESSVFHTINRNKESFAIDFKQANELEKLKKLLAKADVVMHNFRPGVMERVGLSYEEVKKINPNIVYAEISGYGTKSELKDLPGQDLLLQSLTALTWLSGNQEDGPVPMGLSIVDMLAGAHLAQGILAALYRKATHNIGAKVQVSMLESAFDFQFETITTYFNDGGELPVRTQSNNAHAYLGAPYGIYKTQNGYLALAMGSIPVLASLLKCDELLQFPENKFELRDEIKNILASHLQTQETQYWLDILEPADIWCAKVLNYKQLFAEEGFQVLNFTQRVEMLDSYNYKTTRCPIRIDGEIFTSSKGSPKLGQDNERIIKEFIES, from the coding sequence ATGAAACCATTAGAAGATTATTTAATAGTAGATTTTAGCCAGTTTCTTTCCGGCCCTTCAGCGAGTTTGCGATTGGCCGATTTAGGTGCGCGTGTTATAAAAATTGAGAAACCGGGAACAGGCGATATCTGCAGAACCTTATATACTTCTGATTTGATTATGAATGGGGAATCATCCGTTTTTCATACTATCAACAGAAACAAAGAATCATTTGCAATTGATTTTAAACAAGCAAATGAGCTCGAAAAATTAAAAAAATTATTGGCAAAAGCTGATGTGGTAATGCATAATTTCAGACCCGGAGTGATGGAACGCGTTGGTTTGAGTTATGAGGAAGTCAAAAAGATCAATCCAAATATCGTTTATGCCGAAATTTCAGGCTACGGCACAAAATCCGAACTAAAAGATTTACCAGGACAGGATTTATTACTGCAATCGTTGACTGCTTTGACCTGGCTAAGTGGCAATCAGGAAGATGGTCCCGTACCAATGGGATTATCAATTGTTGATATGCTGGCGGGAGCACATCTCGCACAAGGAATTTTAGCTGCTTTATACAGAAAAGCAACTCATAACATTGGAGCAAAAGTTCAGGTAAGCATGCTGGAATCGGCTTTTGATTTTCAGTTTGAAACCATTACAACGTATTTTAATGACGGTGGTGAATTGCCTGTACGAACACAATCGAATAATGCGCACGCTTATTTAGGAGCACCATATGGAATTTACAAAACTCAAAACGGTTATTTAGCATTAGCTATGGGCTCTATTCCAGTTTTAGCTTCGCTTTTAAAATGTGATGAATTGCTGCAGTTTCCTGAAAATAAATTTGAATTAAGAGACGAAATAAAAAATATTCTGGCTTCTCATTTACAAACTCAGGAAACTCAATATTGGCTGGATATTTTAGAGCCTGCAGATATTTGGTGTGCCAAAGTTTTGAATTACAAACAGCTTTTTGCAGAAGAGGGATTTCAGGTTTTGAATTTTACGCAGAGAGTCGAAATGCTGGACAGCTACAACTATAAAACAACACGATGTCCGATTAGAATAGATGGAGAAATTTTTACATCGAGCAAAGGTTCTCCAAAACTAGGACAGGACAACGAGCGAATTATTAAGGAATTTATTGAATCGTAA
- a CDS encoding glycoside hydrolase family 88/105 protein, which yields MLKISFLSKIIALLIFVTTISNAQNTISNKLKWSERMALTLMQRHPQSYMLDDAPVAHISYVHGLVTYAFQELGKQKKNEKYTAYAKQYADELIDADGNIKTYKYESFNIDNIPTGRILFDIYEQTKDKRYLVAMQTLRKQLEEQPRTPSGGFWHKKIYPNQMWLDGLYMGEPFYAEYTVRFENGAKLNDVAHEFELIQKKATDAKTGLLYHAWDESKEMPWANKETGVSPNFWSRSMGWYVMGLVDVLDYFPKDHPKRKELILYLNNISNALVKFQDPSGLWYQVTDMGTREGNYLETSGTAMFAYAFAKGAKKGYLPKKFKKIAEKAFDGMTSKFVKVYPNGEIEITNACAVAGLGGKPYRDGSYEYYINERRKDNDPKVTGPFILAALELNR from the coding sequence ATGCTTAAAATTTCTTTTCTTTCCAAAATAATTGCGTTACTGATTTTTGTAACAACAATTTCAAATGCTCAAAATACAATTTCTAATAAGCTGAAATGGTCAGAAAGAATGGCATTAACCTTAATGCAGCGTCACCCGCAATCGTATATGCTTGATGATGCTCCTGTAGCACATATCAGTTATGTTCATGGTTTGGTTACTTATGCTTTTCAGGAATTAGGCAAACAAAAAAAGAATGAAAAATACACGGCTTATGCCAAGCAATATGCTGATGAATTGATAGATGCTGATGGAAATATTAAGACTTATAAATATGAGTCCTTTAATATTGATAATATACCGACGGGCCGAATTTTGTTTGATATCTATGAGCAGACTAAAGACAAACGATATTTAGTTGCGATGCAGACTTTGCGTAAACAATTAGAAGAACAGCCTCGTACGCCAAGTGGCGGTTTTTGGCATAAAAAAATATATCCTAACCAAATGTGGCTAGATGGTTTGTATATGGGGGAACCATTTTATGCAGAATATACCGTTAGGTTTGAAAACGGTGCAAAGTTGAATGATGTTGCTCATGAATTTGAATTGATTCAGAAAAAGGCAACGGATGCAAAAACAGGATTGTTGTATCATGCCTGGGATGAGAGTAAAGAAATGCCATGGGCAAACAAAGAAACCGGTGTTTCGCCTAACTTTTGGTCCCGATCAATGGGCTGGTATGTGATGGGATTGGTAGATGTTCTGGATTATTTTCCTAAGGATCATCCGAAAAGAAAAGAACTGATTTTGTATTTGAATAATATTTCGAATGCTTTAGTAAAATTTCAGGATCCATCAGGATTATGGTATCAGGTTACTGATATGGGAACCCGTGAAGGTAATTATTTAGAAACTTCGGGTACGGCTATGTTTGCTTATGCTTTTGCAAAAGGAGCTAAAAAAGGATATTTGCCTAAAAAATTCAAAAAAATTGCTGAAAAAGCTTTTGATGGTATGACTTCAAAATTTGTTAAAGTATATCCAAATGGCGAAATTGAAATTACGAATGCCTGCGCGGTTGCAGGTTTAGGAGGAAAACCTTATCGCGATGGTTCTTACGAATATTATATTAATGAAAGAAGAAAAGATAATGACCCTAAAGTAACCGGACCTTTTATTCTGGCTGCTTTAGAATTAAATAGATAA
- a CDS encoding SDR family oxidoreductase gives MDLHLKGKIVVVSGSAGKEGSIGETIINRLADEGAIPVLVDRNSRGFGYAEALQKKGIDSLFVQTDVTDPVQMEKAVAEITKKYGRIDVVINNVGVNDGAGLDATYEEFMDSLKLNVVSYFLLVKFALPYLKESKGNILNIGSKVALTGQGGTSGYAAAKGGVLGLTREWAVDLIQYGIRSNAIIIAECYTPAYEDWIKTVPDGEAVLKKINKSIPLESRMTTTEEIADTALFIISDRSSHTTGQFVFVEGGYVHLDRALISDVN, from the coding sequence ATGGATTTACATTTAAAAGGTAAAATTGTAGTCGTATCAGGTTCGGCTGGAAAAGAAGGAAGTATTGGTGAAACCATCATCAATCGATTAGCGGATGAAGGTGCTATTCCGGTTTTGGTGGACAGAAACAGCAGAGGTTTTGGTTATGCTGAAGCTTTGCAGAAAAAAGGAATTGATTCTTTGTTTGTGCAAACAGATGTGACTGATCCTGTCCAGATGGAAAAAGCAGTTGCTGAGATTACGAAAAAATACGGCAGAATAGATGTTGTGATCAATAACGTAGGGGTAAATGACGGTGCCGGTTTAGATGCTACTTACGAAGAGTTTATGGATTCTTTGAAACTGAATGTAGTAAGTTACTTTTTATTGGTAAAATTTGCACTTCCATACCTAAAAGAATCAAAAGGAAACATTTTGAATATTGGCTCAAAAGTAGCCTTGACAGGACAAGGCGGAACTTCAGGATATGCTGCTGCAAAAGGCGGTGTTCTTGGACTTACGAGAGAATGGGCAGTTGATTTGATTCAGTATGGAATTCGTTCTAACGCCATCATTATTGCCGAATGTTATACACCGGCATACGAAGACTGGATCAAAACCGTACCGGATGGCGAAGCAGTTTTGAAAAAAATCAACAAAAGTATTCCGTTAGAATCCAGAATGACCACAACTGAAGAAATTGCAGATACAGCCCTTTTTATAATTTCAGACCGTTCTTCTCATACTACGGGACAGTTTGTTTTTGTAGAAGGAGGTTACGTACATTTGGATCGTGCTTTAATTAGTGATGTAAATTAA
- a CDS encoding zinc-binding alcohol dehydrogenase family protein encodes MKYIVCEKPQEFLIKEKPMPEPKEGEVLLKIRRIGVCGTDIHAFGGTQPYFEYPRILGHELAAEYIKGNAKGFEPGDKVTFIPYFSCGTCVACRNGLTNCCANIKVFGVHIDGGMAEYVTIPEQYLLHGQGLDYDELALVEPLAIAAHGVRRAAVKATDTVLVMGAGPIGLGLIQFAKIAGAKVIVMDINEYRLNFCKEALQADETINPLHDDVAAKLAELTNGDMANVVIDATGNQKVMNSAFNYISHGGRFVLVGLQKGELSFSHPDFHKRESTLMSSRNATIEDFEYVMKCLKEGKIDPKKYITHRADFEDMIGEFTKWIDPKNNTIKALIEIN; translated from the coding sequence ATGAAATATATTGTTTGCGAAAAACCGCAGGAATTTCTAATCAAAGAAAAACCAATGCCGGAACCAAAAGAAGGAGAAGTACTTTTGAAAATTAGAAGAATAGGAGTCTGCGGAACCGATATTCACGCTTTTGGAGGAACACAGCCTTATTTTGAATACCCAAGAATTTTAGGTCATGAACTGGCCGCCGAATATATAAAAGGAAATGCAAAAGGTTTTGAGCCGGGAGATAAAGTAACTTTTATTCCGTATTTCAGCTGCGGAACATGTGTAGCTTGTAGAAATGGTCTGACGAATTGTTGTGCGAATATCAAAGTTTTCGGAGTACATATTGATGGCGGAATGGCCGAGTATGTGACGATTCCGGAACAGTATTTACTTCACGGACAAGGTTTGGATTATGACGAACTGGCTTTGGTTGAACCATTAGCAATAGCAGCACACGGAGTTAGAAGAGCGGCTGTAAAAGCAACCGATACCGTTTTGGTAATGGGTGCAGGACCTATTGGATTAGGACTGATTCAGTTTGCTAAAATTGCCGGAGCCAAAGTGATTGTGATGGATATCAATGAATACCGTCTTAACTTTTGCAAAGAAGCACTTCAGGCAGATGAAACAATCAATCCTTTGCATGATGATGTAGCAGCAAAATTAGCTGAGCTGACAAACGGTGATATGGCGAATGTAGTCATTGATGCTACCGGAAATCAAAAAGTGATGAACAGCGCTTTCAATTATATTTCGCATGGCGGAAGATTTGTTTTAGTCGGACTTCAAAAAGGAGAATTGAGTTTCAGTCATCCGGATTTCCATAAAAGAGAATCTACTTTGATGAGCAGCAGAAACGCGACCATCGAAGATTTTGAATATGTAATGAAATGTCTGAAAGAAGGTAAAATCGATCCAAAAAAATACATTACACACAGAGCTGATTTTGAGGATATGATCGGTGAATTTACAAAATGGATTGACCCAAAAAATAATACTATTAAAGCGTTAATCGAGATAAATTAA
- a CDS encoding amidohydrolase family protein, producing MNRIDSHQHFWIFDPVRDSWIDDSMKKIQRDFLPEDLSPLLSENQFSGCVAVQASQSEEETHFLLDLALKNDFIKGVVGWVDLRSEDISERLSHFSQFEKLKGFRHVVQGEADDFMFGAAFRNGIAALKEFNFTYDILIFHRQLPAAIDLVKSFPEQAFVIDHIAKPDIKSGDIESWKKGIEEISKFKNVKCKISGMVTEADWNNWKPSDLKPYLDVIFENFTADKLMFGSDWPVCNVASDYKELVKILEDYMSQLSIEDQNKIWSENAKSFYKLNN from the coding sequence ATGAACCGAATTGACTCCCATCAGCATTTTTGGATATTTGATCCGGTTAGGGATAGCTGGATCGATGATTCGATGAAAAAGATTCAAAGGGATTTTTTACCCGAAGATTTGTCGCCATTGCTTTCAGAAAATCAATTTTCCGGATGCGTGGCGGTTCAGGCAAGTCAGTCTGAAGAAGAAACCCATTTTTTACTGGATCTCGCTTTAAAAAATGACTTTATAAAAGGAGTTGTGGGCTGGGTTGATTTAAGAAGTGAAGATATTTCAGAGCGATTGAGTCATTTTTCTCAATTTGAAAAACTGAAAGGTTTCAGACATGTTGTTCAGGGAGAAGCGGATGATTTTATGTTTGGAGCGGCATTTCGTAATGGAATCGCAGCTTTGAAGGAATTCAATTTTACGTATGATATTCTGATTTTTCATCGTCAGTTACCAGCTGCCATTGATTTGGTAAAATCTTTTCCGGAGCAGGCTTTTGTGATTGATCATATTGCAAAACCGGATATTAAATCGGGCGATATTGAATCCTGGAAAAAAGGAATTGAAGAGATTTCAAAATTCAAAAATGTAAAATGTAAAATTTCCGGAATGGTGACGGAAGCCGACTGGAACAATTGGAAACCATCCGATTTAAAACCGTATCTGGATGTTATTTTTGAAAACTTTACTGCTGATAAATTAATGTTCGGATCTGACTGGCCGGTTTGCAATGTAGCTTCGGATTATAAAGAGTTAGTGAAAATATTAGAAGATTATATGTCTCAGCTTTCGATTGAGGATCAGAATAAAATCTGGTCTGAAAATGCTAAATCATTTTATAAACTAAATAATTAG